The following proteins come from a genomic window of Methanosarcina sp. MTP4:
- a CDS encoding type II toxin-antitoxin system MqsA family antitoxin, producing the protein MKPDRCSFCKGKLVEGKTEFVAKVGEQFIAIKDVSAYVCENCGEAYYTPEVSRKIDVVMKKFHESKLLLHPVAAGELSFDEIVA; encoded by the coding sequence ATGAAACCTGACAGGTGCAGTTTTTGTAAAGGTAAACTCGTCGAAGGTAAAACCGAGTTTGTGGCAAAAGTTGGAGAGCAGTTCATTGCCATTAAAGATGTTTCCGCCTATGTCTGTGAAAACTGCGGAGAAGCCTACTATACTCCGGAAGTTTCAAGAAAAATAGACGTGGTCATGAAAAAGTTCCACGAGTCCAAACTACTCTTGCATCCCGTAGCCGCCGGAGAACTGAGCTTTGACGAGATTGTTGCATAA
- a CDS encoding type I restriction endonuclease subunit R — translation MNEDQLEQLCLDWFHENSWDVLYGPDIAPDSDKPERSDYHKVVLNRYLQEALERINPHLPKSSIEQAVALVLKSDSLDLKTNNHAFHRLLLEGVPIEHRKDEKTIYDRAFLIDFENLTNNRFLAVNQFTIQGTKQPRRPDIVCFINGLPIAVLELKSPKDENVDIWDAFNQLQTYKDEISDLFVFNEALVISDGYNARVGALTANQERFSPWRAVKNEDDKPLLEWQLETLVRGFFDREMLLDYIRFFVLFENDGGAIIKKIAGYHQFHAVREAVRVTIIAAQESLGVAEKRASFGDEVVPGSKKAGVVWHTQGSGKSISMCCYVGKLLQQPEMNNPTIVVVTDRNDLDGQLFQTFSNAQELFKQTPVQVNDREELRQLLSVRESGGIIFTTVQKFSPLEGEDGHPILNDRHNIVVISDEAHRSQYGHKGRYINVKDKDKNVIGKKLVFGFSQYMRDSLPNASFIGFTGTPIALEDKDTQSVFGGYVSIYDIQDSVDDGATVPIYYESRLAKLDLNHAEIEKLSDQVEEVVEDEEDVSNREKTKGEWSRLEKLVGSEPRIQQVAADLVEHFEARTDSMDGKAMIVAMSRDICVHLYDAIVELRPDWHDPDPDKGTIKIVMTGSASDRKLLQPHIYNKKTKKKLEKRFKDINDPLKLVIVRDMWLTGFDVPCCHTMYIDKPMKGHNLMQAIARVNRVFKNKPGGLVVDYIGIANDLKQALKSYTDAKGRGAPTLYAEEAFSVLLEKMDVVRGLFHGFDYSGFESQAYQLLVPAANHILELKDGKKRFLDAVLAINKAYSLCGTLDEAKELRAEIAFFSAIKAAISKFTSVDKKLTQEEKNSVLKQILDNAVVAEGVADVFDLAGLEKPNIGLLSDEFLEDVRQMKYHNLAVELLEKLLKDEIYSKTRNNVVQEKKYSDRLKETLRKYNNRSIETAQVIEELIQMAKEFQEVLKRDAELGLNPDEVAFYDALANNESAVRELGDATLKKIAIEITEKLRKSTTVDWQVRDSVRAKLRILVRRTLQRYKYPPDKAQEAIELVLKQAEALSNSWTN, via the coding sequence ATGACCGTGCTTTTTTAATTGACTTTGAAAATCTGACCAATAATAGGTTTTTGGCGGTCAACCAGTTCACCATTCAAGGAACAAAACAGCCACGTCGCCCTGATATAGTCTGTTTTATAAATGGATTGCCTATTGCGGTATTGGAACTTAAAAGTCCCAAAGATGAAAACGTCGATATCTGGGATGCGTTTAATCAGTTACAAACTTATAAAGATGAAATCAGCGACCTTTTTGTGTTTAATGAAGCACTGGTTATAAGTGATGGCTATAACGCCCGTGTTGGCGCGTTGACGGCAAACCAGGAACGCTTTTCACCCTGGCGTGCTGTTAAGAACGAAGACGATAAGCCACTGTTAGAATGGCAGCTGGAAACCCTGGTGCGGGGTTTTTTCGACCGTGAGATGTTGCTTGACTACATCCGCTTTTTTGTGCTTTTTGAAAATGATGGTGGAGCAATCATCAAAAAAATTGCCGGTTACCACCAGTTCCATGCGGTTCGAGAAGCTGTAAGAGTCACGATAATTGCTGCACAGGAGTCGCTGGGGGTGGCAGAAAAGCGGGCAAGCTTTGGCGATGAGGTGGTGCCTGGCAGCAAAAAGGCCGGGGTGGTCTGGCATACCCAGGGCTCGGGTAAGAGCATTTCCATGTGTTGTTATGTCGGTAAGTTGTTGCAGCAACCGGAGATGAATAACCCTACCATAGTAGTGGTAACAGATCGCAATGACCTGGATGGTCAGCTGTTCCAAACATTCTCGAACGCCCAGGAACTATTTAAGCAAACGCCGGTGCAAGTCAACGACCGGGAGGAGTTGCGTCAGCTGCTTTCTGTGCGGGAATCTGGCGGCATTATTTTTACCACGGTACAAAAGTTTTCACCTTTGGAGGGCGAAGATGGCCATCCCATCTTAAACGACCGCCACAATATTGTGGTTATCTCCGATGAGGCACACCGCAGCCAGTATGGTCATAAAGGCCGCTATATAAATGTGAAAGATAAAGACAAAAATGTTATAGGTAAAAAGCTGGTATTCGGTTTTTCCCAGTACATGCGTGATTCCTTGCCCAATGCCTCGTTTATTGGTTTTACGGGTACGCCAATTGCCCTTGAAGACAAAGACACTCAATCAGTATTTGGGGGTTATGTTTCAATTTACGACATTCAAGACTCTGTAGATGATGGCGCAACAGTACCTATTTATTACGAGTCACGTTTGGCAAAGCTCGATTTAAACCATGCCGAAATTGAAAAGTTGTCTGATCAAGTTGAAGAAGTGGTGGAAGACGAAGAAGATGTGTCTAACCGCGAGAAAACAAAAGGTGAATGGAGCCGCTTAGAAAAACTGGTGGGGTCTGAGCCGCGCATTCAGCAAGTAGCTGCTGATCTGGTGGAACACTTTGAAGCACGCACGGACTCGATGGATGGCAAAGCCATGATTGTAGCCATGAGCCGCGATATTTGCGTGCATTTATACGATGCCATAGTGGAATTGCGCCCGGATTGGCATGATCCCGACCCCGACAAAGGTACGATTAAAATCGTGATGACCGGCTCGGCGTCTGACCGAAAATTGTTACAGCCGCACATCTACAATAAGAAAACTAAGAAAAAATTGGAAAAACGTTTTAAAGATATTAATGATCCTCTCAAGCTAGTGATTGTGCGGGATATGTGGCTCACCGGTTTTGATGTGCCCTGTTGTCATACTATGTATATCGACAAACCGATGAAAGGTCACAACCTGATGCAGGCAATTGCGCGGGTAAATCGGGTATTTAAGAATAAACCCGGTGGTCTGGTGGTGGATTACATTGGCATTGCCAATGATTTAAAGCAAGCATTGAAATCCTATACAGACGCCAAGGGGAGAGGCGCGCCCACGCTATACGCCGAAGAGGCTTTTTCGGTTTTGCTGGAAAAAATGGATGTGGTACGTGGGCTCTTCCATGGTTTTGATTACAGCGGCTTTGAATCCCAGGCCTACCAACTACTGGTACCAGCAGCAAACCATATTTTAGAGCTTAAAGATGGTAAAAAACGCTTTTTAGATGCGGTACTGGCGATTAACAAAGCCTATTCATTGTGTGGCACTCTGGATGAAGCCAAAGAATTACGTGCTGAGATAGCCTTTTTTTCAGCCATTAAAGCCGCTATTAGTAAATTCACCTCTGTCGATAAAAAGCTCACTCAGGAAGAGAAAAATTCGGTTCTCAAGCAGATTCTGGATAATGCCGTGGTTGCCGAAGGTGTAGCGGACGTGTTCGATCTGGCGGGGTTAGAGAAACCTAATATTGGTCTGCTGTCGGATGAGTTTTTGGAAGATGTTCGGCAGATGAAGTATCACAACCTGGCAGTAGAGCTACTGGAAAAACTGTTGAAAGACGAAATATATTCAAAAACCCGCAATAACGTGGTGCAGGAAAAGAAATACAGTGACCGTTTAAAAGAAACCTTACGGAAGTACAACAACCGTTCTATTGAAACTGCCCAGGTGATTGAAGAACTTATTCAGATGGCCAAGGAGTTTCAAGAGGTATTGAAGCGCGATGCTGAGCTTGGTCTGAACCCGGACGAGGTGGCATTTTATGACGCTCTGGCGAATAATGAAAGTGCAGTGCGTGAGTTGGGTGATGCAACTCTCAAAAAGATTGCCATAGAAATTACCGAAAAACTGCGCAAATCCACAACCGTGGATTGGCAGGTGCGCGATAGTGTAAGGGCTAAATTACGCATTCTTGTCCGCCGTACATTACAACGCTACAAGTACCCGCCGGATAAGGCACAGGAAGCCATTGAATTAGTACTGAAACAAGCTGAAGCCCTTTCAAACTCATGGACAAATTGA
- a CDS encoding DUF4326 domain-containing protein codes for MAEVKETLVRSKRKNQTKELERCKSIYGEENAVTIDRTTKWGSPFAIGKDGTREEVLQKHQAYLRKKPDLLRAIPGELSGKVLVCWCWPDPCHGDILAYLANNPDKIEEFKQGKNPMKGKVQTTFGNFE; via the coding sequence ATGGCTGAAGTCAAAGAAACCCTCGTCCGAAGCAAAAGGAAAAACCAGACAAAGGAACTTGAGCGCTGCAAGTCGATCTATGGGGAAGAAAACGCCGTCACAATCGACCGTACAACGAAATGGGGCAGCCCTTTTGCAATCGGCAAGGACGGGACCAGGGAAGAAGTGCTGCAAAAGCACCAGGCCTACCTGAGAAAAAAGCCGGACCTCCTGAGAGCAATCCCCGGGGAATTGTCAGGCAAGGTTCTCGTCTGCTGGTGCTGGCCTGATCCATGCCATGGGGACATCCTGGCATACCTGGCTAACAACCCGGACAAGATCGAAGAATTCAAGCAGGGGAAAAACCCGATGAAGGGGAAGGTTCAGACTACTTTTGGGAATTTTGAGTGA